The following are encoded together in the Bactrocera neohumeralis isolate Rockhampton chromosome 6, APGP_CSIRO_Bneo_wtdbg2-racon-allhic-juicebox.fasta_v2, whole genome shotgun sequence genome:
- the LOC126763321 gene encoding cAMP-dependent protein kinase type I regulatory subunit isoform X4 gives MPQTAAPPVRRRGGISAEPVTEEDATSYVKKVVPKDYKTMAALSKAIAKNVLFSHLDENERSDIFDAMFPVTHLMGENIIQQGDEGDNFYVIDHGEVEVFVNSELVTTIGEGGSFGELALIYGTPRAATVRAKTDVKLWGIDRDSYRRILMGSTIRKRKMYEEFLSRVSILESLDKWERLTVADALEPVQFEDGETIVKQGEPGDDFYIILDGTAVVLQRRAEQGDEPAEVGRLGPSDYFGEIALLLDRPRAATVVARGPLKCVKLDRARFERVLGLCADILKRNITQYNSFVSLSV, from the exons ATGCCACAAACGGCCGCCCCGCCAGTGCGACGACGTGGCGGCATCTCAGCCGAGCCGGTCACCGAAGAAGACGCCACAAGTTATGTGAAGAAAGTTGTCCCTAAGGATTACAAAACAATGGCCGCGCTCTCCAAGGCGATCGCCAAAAACGTCCTATTTTCGCATTTGGATGAAAATGAGCGTTCGGACATTTTCGACGCCATGTTTCCAGTTACGCATTTAATGGGTGAGAACATTATTCAGCAAGGAGACGAAGGTGACAATTTCTATGTTATTGATCACGGCGAGGTTGAG GTGTTTGTGAATTCCGAATTGGTAACAACAATTGGCGAGGGTGGCAGTTTCGGTGAGTTGGCGCTCATCTATGGCACGCCACGTGCCGCTACTGTGCGAGCTAAAACCGATGTCAAACTTTGGGGCATCGATCGCGATTCCTATCGCCGAATTCTGATGGGTTCCACCATACGCAAAAGGAAAATGTACGAAGAATTCTTATCGCGTGTATCAATTTTGG aGAGTCTTGATAAATGGGAACGTCTTACTGTGGCCGACGCTTTGGAACCTGTACAATTCGAAGATGGCGAAACAATTGTCAAACAAGGTGAACCAGGCGAtgatttttatatcattttagaTGGCACCGCGGTTGTACTCCAACGAAGAGCTGAG CAAGGAGATGAACCCGCTGAGGTTGGTCGTTTGGGTCCAAGTGACTACTTTGGTGAGATCGCTTTGCTGTTGGATCGCCCCAGAGCGGCCACTGTGGTAGCAAGAGGACCATTGAAATGTGTTAAATTGGATAGAGCGAG ATTCGAGCGCGTGCTGGGACTCTGCGCCGACATTTTGAAGCGTAACATCACGCAATACAACAGTTTCGTTTCGCTATCTGTTTAA
- the LOC126763321 gene encoding cAMP-dependent protein kinase type I regulatory subunit isoform X5, with amino-acid sequence MSEEQVKLDAHKQVTSPDDFEDLSPMPQTAAPPVRRRGGISAEPVTEEDATSYVKKVVPKDYKTMAALSKAIAKNVLFSHLDENERSDIFDAMFPVTHLMGENIIQQGDEGDNFYVIDHGEVEVFVNSELVTTIGEGGSFGELALIYGTPRAATVRAKTDVKLWGIDRDSYRRILMGSTIRKRKMYEEFLSRVSILESLDKWERLTVADALEPVQFEDGETIVKQGEPGDDFYIILDGTAVVLQRRAEQGDEPAEVGRLGPSDYFGEIALLLDRPRAATVVARGPLKCVKLDRARFERVLGLCADILKRNITQYNSFVSLSV; translated from the exons ATGTCAGAG GAACAAGTTAAGCTTGACGCCCACAAACAGGTGACCAGTCCAGATGATTTCGAAGATCTCAGTCCAATGCCACAAACGGCCGCCCCGCCAGTGCGACGACGTGGCGGCATCTCAGCCGAGCCGGTCACCGAAGAAGACGCCACAAGTTATGTGAAGAAAGTTGTCCCTAAGGATTACAAAACAATGGCCGCGCTCTCCAAGGCGATCGCCAAAAACGTCCTATTTTCGCATTTGGATGAAAATGAGCGTTCGGACATTTTCGACGCCATGTTTCCAGTTACGCATTTAATGGGTGAGAACATTATTCAGCAAGGAGACGAAGGTGACAATTTCTATGTTATTGATCACGGCGAGGTTGAG GTGTTTGTGAATTCCGAATTGGTAACAACAATTGGCGAGGGTGGCAGTTTCGGTGAGTTGGCGCTCATCTATGGCACGCCACGTGCCGCTACTGTGCGAGCTAAAACCGATGTCAAACTTTGGGGCATCGATCGCGATTCCTATCGCCGAATTCTGATGGGTTCCACCATACGCAAAAGGAAAATGTACGAAGAATTCTTATCGCGTGTATCAATTTTGG aGAGTCTTGATAAATGGGAACGTCTTACTGTGGCCGACGCTTTGGAACCTGTACAATTCGAAGATGGCGAAACAATTGTCAAACAAGGTGAACCAGGCGAtgatttttatatcattttagaTGGCACCGCGGTTGTACTCCAACGAAGAGCTGAG CAAGGAGATGAACCCGCTGAGGTTGGTCGTTTGGGTCCAAGTGACTACTTTGGTGAGATCGCTTTGCTGTTGGATCGCCCCAGAGCGGCCACTGTGGTAGCAAGAGGACCATTGAAATGTGTTAAATTGGATAGAGCGAG ATTCGAGCGCGTGCTGGGACTCTGCGCCGACATTTTGAAGCGTAACATCACGCAATACAACAGTTTCGTTTCGCTATCTGTTTAA